From Pleurocapsa sp. PCC 7319:
ATATTGATTAGTTAATAAAACTCTACCACCAGGATTATTAATCACACCGCCAATATTGATACTACTATCTGTCGGTGTAGCTGTAATGGTGGGGGTTAAACCCGTCCCAGTTACTCCTGGTGTACCAACATTATTTGTCCCAGCGCGGATATCTAAAGTAGGTTCAGCACTACCGTCAATATCGATCTGATTGCCATTGGAGAGAGTAATAGTTTCCTGCAATGAGTTAGCGGTAATATCTGTACCTGTAATATTTATATCTCCGTTAATTCTGACGTTCCCCCCTGTGAGAATATGTAAAGATGCTCCCTGATAAGTCTCAAAGCTGACATCTCCTTGCGATCTCACGACAGGATCTTCAATACTGACCAAATTTCCAGGACTGCCATCGAGTTGTTGAATGCGGAAATTACCACCACTGTAAAAATGAGCATCTCCAACAATTGGGTTATCACTTTTTAGAATTAGTTCTCCACCTGAAATTAAACCACTAGCAGAGTTATTTAAGGCAGCAATATCAATAGAGCGATCGCCCTGCAAAGATAATTCATTTCCTGCTATGGCGATAAAGGGATTGGTAAGACTGTCTCTAATCGTAATCGAATCTAATGCCTGTAAAGTAAGATTCTCTCCCGCTTCTAATTGACCTTGTAAGTTTAAATTATTCCCAGCCAAGGTTAAATTGCGATCGCTTTGTAGATTCCCTGTGTAGTCAATATTTCCAGTTGCGTTTCTCAGATTTAAACCAATTGGGGCATTAATAGTTAATACTGGCGGAGCATTCTCAGTGGCACTAAATTCTGTACCGTCATCAAACAATAATCCTGTGGCACTACTACCAAAAAATGAACCTCCTATATCCAGTCTGGCATTATTTCCAAAAACTATACCTGCCGGGTTAATTAAAAATAAATTGGCACTACCATTTGCCCGAATTAAACCATCAATACTAGAAATATTGCCCCCAGTAATCCGAGAGAGAATGTTATCTATATCTACTGCATTATTAAAAAAAGCTTCGTTACCTGTAGGAACAGAAAAATCTTGAAAGCTATGAAATAAATTACTTCCCGCCTGTTCTCCTCCAGTAATTTCCGTGACGTTTCCTTGTTGATTTACATTGGTGGGTAAACTACCGTCAGGAGTAATTTGTCCACTAGCCGAAGTGGCAATTAGAGATAGACTCAGAGTGTACAGGCTGACTTGAGTAACAGATGTTTTCATAACTGGCGATCGCTTTTAAAGCTACAGTAGTGTTCTCACTAAACCACAAAAACTAGTTGGTCGCAACGACAATCAGTTGTTTTTCAGGATTGAAAATAATTTTAGTTAGTTTCAGAGAACAATCAAGTGTGAGTTTTTTCACTCTCTTTATTTGTATTATCTGAGCTATAAAATAAAAGAATTTAATTAAGAAAAAAAGTAAATTTTCGTGACTTTTTTTAAACATCAACCAAATTTGGTCAATAACTCTTAAAAGAAAGTAGTATCTTAGGCATGTTGATTTGCCAGAGAATTGACTGCCAAGCAAATCAATTAAAATCATACTCCTAACCTTTATAATTTAACAGTTTTCCGCATTATAAAAATAGTTACTACTATTAACTTGGGTGGAAATTATTGTCTTAGGTATTGGAAGAATGATTTTAAAATAACCGAAAAATTTTAAGAGGATATCTGAAAAGCACTATCAAAGTACTTTGAAAAGATCTAAAAAATATGAGCAATACTTTTGTTAACCCAAACCTGACAAAATCTTCTCAACCAGGCACAGGCTTAAATGAAGATAGCAAGCCAGTAGTATTATTTCCCAGTTCCTCATCAGTAGAAATAGAAATAGTCATTCGTGCGATTTACCGTCAGGTACTGGGGAATGCCCATATTATGGAGAGCGAACGTTTAACTGTTGCTGAATCCCAATTGAAAAGGGGTGAAATTAGCGTTAGAGAATTTGTCCGTTGGTTGGCAAAGTCAGAACTATATAAATCTCGATTTATTGATAACTGTCCTCGCTATCGCTCACACGAATTAAACTTCAAACATCTTCTAGGACGCGCTCCTGATGATTATCAAGAAACTCTTGCTCACAGTCAAATTTTAGATAGTCGGGGTTATGAAGCTGATATTGATTCCTATATCGATAGTGACGAATATCAAAATGCTTTTGGCGAAAATATAGTACCTTACCATCGGGGCTACAAGACTCAGACAGGCAAAAGCTTGCTGGGTTATACAAATATGTTCAAGATGTTGGAAAGTGTTTCCACCAGTGATAAAGCAGGATATTCGGGTAATGCCCCAAGACTGGTTAAACCGATTATCTATAATAATCCAGGTGGTAGTGTCCCTGTTACTGATATAAACGATCTCCTTCAAGGAGTTCTCCAACTTAAATCTCAAACTGTTTCTGCTACCTCAGAATTTGTTCCTTATATGCAATCGCCATCTACTCAATCACAGCAAGATAGAGAGGATGCAGGTTCAGATCAAAAAATAGCTGATTTAGAAACTCAACTAGCAGAATTACGTTCCTTTGCTACTATTGGTGCAGCTGGAGTTAGTAAGTGGCAATCCAACTACATTGATATTAACGACACTCCTGGATCTTCTAGTAGTTTCTCATCATGGAGTAATAATTCACAAACTAAGCAAGAGCGTATTGCGAGTCTTAAACAAGAAATAGCTCAAGCTAGAAGTTTAGCAGCTCTGGGGGAAACTCGTCTTAATAAATGGCGCAGTCGAGTATTTTTCTAGATTGAATTCTTCTAAGTTAATTTGAGTGAATACTCACAGCAGTTTATCCTCAAAAAGCCAGAATAATATTTGAACACCCAGGTAAAGATTAAACAATCAAACAACTTGGGTGTTGTTTATTTTTCGCTTAGTTGTAAACGCTCTAAGGAAATAAGTGCTGCTTCTTGAACTTGAGGATGAAGATCTTTGGCTAAAAACTTGAGGGCTGAAACACTTTTTTCTGTATTCAGATTACCTAAGGCTTCTGCAATTCTCTGACGGATCAACCAATCCTCAGAATTAGCAAAATCAAGTATTCTATCTACTGCTTCAGTGGCTTTAATTTCTCCCAATGCGGCGATCGCTGCTTGTTGGAGAATGACCTCCTTGCTATCCAAAGCTTCCATTAACAATTCTTTGGCGCGAATATCTTGTAAGTTTCCTAAGGAAACCGCAGCACTAAATCTTACTAGCCAGTTAGTATCTTCATAAAACGCTCTTACTAGATATTCAAAAGCACGAATATCATTTAAATATCCCAGCGCTCCTGCTGCATCCGCCCGAATTCCATAGTCTGGATCACTTCCGAGCAAGTCTACTAAAATCGGAAAACACTCAGGAGTCGGCTTAACTCCCAGAGCAAATACTGCCATAGAGCGAACAGGAAGTATTTCATCATTTAACACTTTTTTGATTAAAGGCACCGCATCTTCTGGTGCGACTTGCCTTAGAGATGTTAAAGCTAGTAAACGATCTTTAGAATTAGAACTTTCTAACTGAGTAGCAATTTTTTCTAAATCTGGCATATGTATATGTATATGTATTATGTGTATAGTTGGTTGTTTAATTAAATTAAGGCTATTTTTATCTTAGAGGTCTTCGATACATACAGCGTTTCTTTTATTAATTCTGATAATTCAGAAAGAAGCTGGAAGCTAAGAAATAGCTGCAATTTTCAGAAAATAAAATTTCAGAAGATGTCTAGTGATAAAAAGTGGTTGGACTTGTCTCGTGAATCTATAGGTTTGGTCTGACATAGAGTCTTCATACAACTATGTCTATAAGTCTTCACACTTAGAGGTCATGGGGAGAAAAAAGGAATGGTTTCAACGGATGTGTGATTTACGTACAGGCAAGGTCAAGCAGAAAGTCTCCGGTCGTTTCCGTCAAGAGCATTTACATGGTAACCTCGTAAATGCTAGGTTTCGAGTATTTCTAAAGACGATTGGGGAATATTTTGAATGACTGCTATTAATCCAGAAATTTCTGAACACATCAGCAAACAAGGCGAGCATGAAACATATTATCTTGCTGCGGGGCCTAAAGACGGTCCGCTACTGATTTTTGTTCATGGCTGGCCCGAGCTGGCGATCAGCTGGCAAAAGCAACTGCTCGCTCTTTCAAGTCTGGGTTTCTTTTGTGTTGCGCCGGATAAAAGAGGATATGGCAATTCGACGATCTATTCCCGTAACGAAGATTACGCTTTGGAGCATGTCGTCGGCGATCTGATGGAGCTGATGAAAGATCTGGGCCGGGACAAAGCTGTCTGGATCGGCCATGACTGGGGCGGTCCAGTGGTGTGGTCGCTCGCGATGCATCATCCAGAAGCATGCGTCGGCGTGGCGGGTATGTGTGCTGCTTACGGTGGAATGGAGCGGGGCCTTGATTCACTCATACCGCTGGTTAATCGCGACATCTATCCCGAGGAGGAATTTCCCGCAGGCCAATGGGAGTATCAACGCTTTTACGAGGAAAGTTTTGAGCAGGCGACGGCTGCGTTCGATGCCTTGATCGAGAAAAGCGTTCGAGCGATCTTTCGGAAAAGCGATCCTGACAATTTGGGCAAGCCAGCTTCGACCGCCTATGTCCGCAAGAACGGCGGGTGGTTCGAAGGGAAGGGCGAAGCGCCCGATCTCGCCCTCGATACGGATGTCATGGAAGAAGCAGAATACGAGTATTACGTCGAAAAGTTTAAGAAGAACGGCTTTTTCGGGCCCGACAGCTATTACATGAACCATGAACGCAACAGGGTATACGCGGAAAAAGTCAGGGAGCAGTGGCGACTTAAGATGCCGATCCTGTTTCTTCACGCCCGGTATGACTATGTCTGCGACACGCTGATATCCAGAATCGCAGAACCGATGCGACTGGAGTGTGACAACGTGAGCGAACAAGTTCTCGATACCAGCCACTGGATGGGACAAGAGCGTCCACAGGAAGTGAATGCCGCATTGGCTGCATGGCTGGCCCGGTCACTCCCGCATTACTGGCCAAAGCCAGCCCGGACTTACTAGGCTGACACCCTGGTCGTTTCACGAGCGAATTGCAGCGGATATTGGCGGTGTCTAGTAACTGTCGACGCTCCCTTGCCTTTCTGTCCTTACTCGAAAGCGATTTCTGGTAATGTTGACGTAAAGATTACAGGAGTTTGTGAATCGAATGTTTTCTGAAGTCTCGTCAGAATATGCGAAGTACCGAGCAAATTACGCAAACAATTCCATCGAAAAGATTCTAGAAGGGTTTGAAAATCTGTCTCAACTCATTGCTGTAGATGTAGGAGCTGGGACAGGTATTGCTTCCCGACAAATCGCTGAACGAGGAATAAGAGTTCTAGCGGTTGAACCTGATCTAGCCATGATTCGAGCCGCGACACCTCATCCACTGGTAGAATTTCGAGAAACAGCCGCAGAAGCAACCAACCTTCCAGACGGTTTTGCTGACATTGTGACTTGTTTCACAGCCTTTCACTGGTTTGATTTTGAGCGCAGCCTAAAAGAATTTCAACGCATCTTGAAGCCGTCAGGACGATTAGCGTTAGTCTGGAATTCTTGGGACTCCCGTGATCTATTCACTCGGCGCTATTCTCAGTTGCTTCGTAAAGCATCTCAGCAATATCGAACAAAAATTACTCCCTACAACAATTTCCCGACTGGGTCTGTCAAGCTAGCACGGATGGCAATGCTGTGGCATTTACGCTGGATACCTTATTTCCAATGTATTCTTCGTTACAGGTTTGCTCATCAACAGGTCATGAATCTTGCGGCTCTGGTTGGTTGTGCTCGCTCTCAGAGCTTTGTCCCTCATGAAGGGGCAGTGTGGGAGCAATTGGTTGCAGATTTAGGAGATTTAGTAGAGAGTCGTGAAACGACCTATCACCTAGCTTACAGAACGACCCTATTTTTATCTCAACCCTTGCATAGAGCGGCATAATCGGAACGTTATCTCGACTGCCTTTCAAAAATAAGATGGGTTTGCCTTGGCTCAAACCCAAGAATAAATCTACACTTAAGCAACTTTACCTGCTTCAAACTAAAATAAAAGTGCAACCATTGAAACGAGATCAAGCCCATGACAGTTCGACAACCCCGCTATAGCAAAGAGGAATTCGCGAACCGTGGCAATGAAATCTATGAATCTCAGGTGCGCTCCCAGGTTGAAGAAGGCAATTACGGCAAGATCGTGGCGATTAATATTGAAACAGGATCTTTTGAAGTCGCTGATACGCCAATGGTAGCAGTTGATCGACTTTATGAACGTGAACCCGATGCTCAACCCTGGGTGATTCGGATTGGACATCGAGCAGTCTTCCGTTTTGGCAGCCGCAGTCTGAGGAAGCCCGTATGATGTTCGGTGTGGTCAATAATAATTGTGAAGCAATCATTAAAGTTGCAGTGGGACGTATCGGTTCACCCAAAATAACCATTGATGCAGTCATTGATACAGGATTTACCAGCTTTTTGTCTTTACCCCTTTCTATCATCACAGAACTTGGCCTGCCTTGGCATTACCGCGACGTTGGTACATTAGGCGACGGGAGCGAAGTCATTTTTGAAATATACAAAGCGGCTGTGATTTGGGATGGTCAGAATCAGATCATTGATGTAGCGGCTTCCGATGCAGATCCGTTAGTTGGGATGAGTTTGTTGTATGGATTTAGGCTTCAGATTGAGGCGATGGAAGGTGGTACTGTTACGATTGAAACTTTGAAGTAGTGTAAGGCGATCGGTGAGGCTTGGTCTAACAAATCACTGCACCCGACCTGTGCTAAAATTTCTCTCATCATCCAAAGCTATTAGCGGCGAGTAAGTTCAGACGTTAGCTAGCTGCCCCGCAAGACCCATCTAAATCCTTAAACTATGAGCACTTCTTATAAGATGTCATTTGCTTGCTTTGAGTGCCGCAAGGCATTTAAACGTGAGTATACGTTTGGGAGCAATATTCAGGAATTACCATGCCCTCAATGTGGTCGCTCTGCTCACAATTTAGGGCGACACTTTAAAGCACCTAAAAAGAGCGATGTTAAGCAATGGGAAAAGGTGCGTTTTCTCTTTGATCATGGTTTTAGATTTCAGAAAATACGCATCGGTTCTGAACATCAAAACACCATCCCTTATCCAAAAACCTTAGACGATGTAAAAGAGTTTGTTGTCAAATATAAATATAAAGGCCATGCTATTGCGGACTCGAAAGAATCAAATACGGATTGTATAGGGTGAAATTTTATGACTACAGGCTAGTTTCTATGCACTTGGTATAATTGGAGGATAAACCTCTCTAAGTCGATTCTATGACTGCCGTCGCCGCTAAGCCATATGTAGAGTTCAAAAAACAAGGATATTGGGTTATTGGTACCCGAGTTTCTTTGGATTCTATTGTCTATGCTTTCCGCAAAGGTCTACTTCCCGAAAGCATCGCTCAAGCATATCCTTTGCTTGACTTAGAGAAGGTATACGGAGCAATTACCTTTTACCTGGCTAATCGTTCTGATATTGATGCTTACCTAATCTCAGAGGAACAGGCATTTGATGCCATGCTACAGCCTTTACAGGTGGACGCACCTTCTTTACATCAAAAACTGCTTTCTGCTAAGGAGTCAGTACAGCAAGCATAATGGCAAGCGTTCAATTTCAAGCTGATGCTGATCTAAATCAAGCGATTGTGACAGGGGTTATCCGTCGACAGCCCAGTATAAATTTTCAAACCGCTACTGAAGCAGATTTAGAAGGTTTAAAAGATGCGGAAGTATTGGCTCTATCATCCAGGCAGCAGCGCATTTTAGTGACTCATGATCGTAGAACAATGCCGACTGAATTTGCGGAGTTCATAATCGATAGTCAAAGTTTAGGAGTGCTGATTGTTTCTAGGAAGACAGCTTTAGAAACTGTTCTTGAGGAACTGATCTTAATTTGGTCAGTAACCACAGCAGAAGAATGGATTAACCGAATTGCCAAAGTTCCACTGTAAAACCAGCTAACACTGCGTTGCAACGGCGGAGCGTAAGTAATTGAGCATAATCCAAAGTTTCTGCCTCCGCTGAACTCCATCGCTATCCCGTTTACCTTTCAAAAATAAGATGGGTTTGCCTTGGCTCAAACCCAAGAAGAAATCTAGACTTAAGCAACTTTACCTGCTTCAAACAAACGACCAATAATCTCTTCAATTGGTGGATCTTTAACGCTCAAATCTTGTATGGGTAATTTAGCCAGAATGTGAGCAATAGTGGCGGTTAGATTTTCTCTGGGAACTAAAAACCGAACTTCCTGTCCAGCGATCGCTTCAATTTCCCCAAAATCAGCTAATTTTTCTGCTGGGATAGGTTGTGCCAATTCTATTTTGACTTCCCGACAGGGAGAATAACGTTCTAATAAGCGATCGAGTGAGCCATCGTAGATTAGTTGACCCTGATGAATTAATAATACGCGATCGCACAATGCCGTAATATCTGCCATGTAGTGACTAGTAAGGAGAATTGTGGCTCCATAGCGTTGATTGTATTCCTGAAGAAATTCGCGAACAGCGACTTGAGCATTAACATCCAAACCTAAGGTGGGTTCATCGAGAAACAACACTTTAGGGTGGTGTAATAAGGCTGCTAACAATTCTGCTTTCATTCTTTCTCCTAAAGAAAGCTTCCGTACAGGTTGATTGAGCTTGTCTTCAATCGCTAACATTGTTGCCAGTTCAGTCAGACGTTGCTTAAATACCTGGTCGGAGATATTGTAAACGGCTGCATTAATGCGCAATGAATCTAGGGCAGGTAAATCCCAGAGCAATTGCTGCTTTTGCCCCATTACTAAGCTGGTTTGGCGTAAAAATTGTGGCTGACGGCGAAAAGGAATATGGTTGGCTACTCGTACTTGTCCCTGGGAAGGATGAATTAATCCCGTCAACATTTTGAGAGTTGTCGTTTTGCCAGCACCATTAGCTCCCAAAAAACCAACTATTTCTTCTGGCTGAATCTGAAAAGATACATTTTGCACCGCTTTAATTTCGCGATAGGTACGGCGAAAAAAATGTGTCAGAGTTCCTTTGAAACCGGGTTTCTTGATAGCTACAGGATAAATTTTGGTTAGATTTTGAACATCAATAATTGACACAGTAAGAGTAGTAAATCGAAATATTATCTAAAGCCTTAAACTAACACTTAATTACTTAATGCCCATAGTTAAACTAATTGCATGTAGCTAGGAGACGAAGTTGACCGTCCACACGATAAAAATCAAACTGAGAGTTGGAGTGAAAAATCTCAGGCGATAGTAGGCGATCATTTGAGTTCAGAGATGATATATCAAAGCCTAGATCTTGTTGAAGAGGTATGATCGCTACTTGATTAGAATTTTGAGATTCCAGCTCCGTACTATCAGGGATGATTGCTATTTCTGATTGATCGCAATATTTGTTCAAAGATGATTCAACAGAAACCAACTGACCATTACGTTTAATAGTTAAGATAGCTTCTGTCCGCTTCAGAGCATCAGATTTTGAGCTAGTAGGACTGGCAAAGGGCACCAGTACTAAGTAGGTTAAATTACCATTATTAGCTTGGAACCCCTGACCATTTTCTAAAGGATATGCAGGAATAAAGATGGAACTACGATTGCTTTGCTTAGTCTCTCCTGAATAAAAATAGAGATCGTCTTTTTGACAAATATTGATATGAAAGTTGAAAGTCTCAAAAGCGAAGACTTCTTGATAGTCGGTACTAATTTGCGAACAATTACGCCAG
This genomic window contains:
- a CDS encoding phycobilisome rod-core linker polypeptide, yielding MSNTFVNPNLTKSSQPGTGLNEDSKPVVLFPSSSSVEIEIVIRAIYRQVLGNAHIMESERLTVAESQLKRGEISVREFVRWLAKSELYKSRFIDNCPRYRSHELNFKHLLGRAPDDYQETLAHSQILDSRGYEADIDSYIDSDEYQNAFGENIVPYHRGYKTQTGKSLLGYTNMFKMLESVSTSDKAGYSGNAPRLVKPIIYNNPGGSVPVTDINDLLQGVLQLKSQTVSATSEFVPYMQSPSTQSQQDREDAGSDQKIADLETQLAELRSFATIGAAGVSKWQSNYIDINDTPGSSSSFSSWSNNSQTKQERIASLKQEIAQARSLAALGETRLNKWRSRVFF
- a CDS encoding class I SAM-dependent methyltransferase; translation: MFSEVSSEYAKYRANYANNSIEKILEGFENLSQLIAVDVGAGTGIASRQIAERGIRVLAVEPDLAMIRAATPHPLVEFRETAAEATNLPDGFADIVTCFTAFHWFDFERSLKEFQRILKPSGRLALVWNSWDSRDLFTRRYSQLLRKASQQYRTKITPYNNFPTGSVKLARMAMLWHLRWIPYFQCILRYRFAHQQVMNLAALVGCARSQSFVPHEGAVWEQLVADLGDLVESRETTYHLAYRTTLFLSQPLHRAA
- a CDS encoding clan AA aspartic protease → MMFGVVNNNCEAIIKVAVGRIGSPKITIDAVIDTGFTSFLSLPLSIITELGLPWHYRDVGTLGDGSEVIFEIYKAAVIWDGQNQIIDVAASDADPLVGMSLLYGFRLQIEAMEGGTVTIETLK
- a CDS encoding DUF433 domain-containing protein; amino-acid sequence: MTAVAAKPYVEFKKQGYWVIGTRVSLDSIVYAFRKGLLPESIAQAYPLLDLEKVYGAITFYLANRSDIDAYLISEEQAFDAMLQPLQVDAPSLHQKLLSAKESVQQA
- a CDS encoding HEAT repeat domain-containing protein; this translates as MPDLEKIATQLESSNSKDRLLALTSLRQVAPEDAVPLIKKVLNDEILPVRSMAVFALGVKPTPECFPILVDLLGSDPDYGIRADAAGALGYLNDIRAFEYLVRAFYEDTNWLVRFSAAVSLGNLQDIRAKELLMEALDSKEVILQQAAIAALGEIKATEAVDRILDFANSEDWLIRQRIAEALGNLNTEKSVSALKFLAKDLHPQVQEAALISLERLQLSEK
- a CDS encoding ATP-binding cassette domain-containing protein yields the protein MSIIDVQNLTKIYPVAIKKPGFKGTLTHFFRRTYREIKAVQNVSFQIQPEEIVGFLGANGAGKTTTLKMLTGLIHPSQGQVRVANHIPFRRQPQFLRQTSLVMGQKQQLLWDLPALDSLRINAAVYNISDQVFKQRLTELATMLAIEDKLNQPVRKLSLGERMKAELLAALLHHPKVLFLDEPTLGLDVNAQVAVREFLQEYNQRYGATILLTSHYMADITALCDRVLLIHQGQLIYDGSLDRLLERYSPCREVKIELAQPIPAEKLADFGEIEAIAGQEVRFLVPRENLTATIAHILAKLPIQDLSVKDPPIEEIIGRLFEAGKVA
- a CDS encoding alpha/beta fold hydrolase — its product is MTAINPEISEHISKQGEHETYYLAAGPKDGPLLIFVHGWPELAISWQKQLLALSSLGFFCVAPDKRGYGNSTIYSRNEDYALEHVVGDLMELMKDLGRDKAVWIGHDWGGPVVWSLAMHHPEACVGVAGMCAAYGGMERGLDSLIPLVNRDIYPEEEFPAGQWEYQRFYEESFEQATAAFDALIEKSVRAIFRKSDPDNLGKPASTAYVRKNGGWFEGKGEAPDLALDTDVMEEAEYEYYVEKFKKNGFFGPDSYYMNHERNRVYAEKVREQWRLKMPILFLHARYDYVCDTLISRIAEPMRLECDNVSEQVLDTSHWMGQERPQEVNAALAAWLARSLPHYWPKPARTY
- a CDS encoding DUF5615 family PIN-like protein: MASVQFQADADLNQAIVTGVIRRQPSINFQTATEADLEGLKDAEVLALSSRQQRILVTHDRRTMPTEFAEFIIDSQSLGVLIVSRKTALETVLEELILIWSVTTAEEWINRIAKVPL
- a CDS encoding DUF3291 domain-containing protein gives rise to the protein MESSYNYVYKSSHLEVMGRKKEWFQRMCDLRTGKVKQKVSGRFRQEHLHGNLVNARFRVFLKTIGEYFE